The following proteins are encoded in a genomic region of Anabas testudineus chromosome 13, fAnaTes1.2, whole genome shotgun sequence:
- the srsf1a gene encoding serine/arginine-rich splicing factor 1A, with protein sequence MSGVVRGPAGNNDCRIYVGNLPPDIRTKDVEDVFYKYGTIRDIDLKNRRGGPPFAFIEFEDPRDADDAVYGRDGYDYDGYRLRVEFPRSGRGSRGGFGGIGGAPRGRYGPPSRRSEYRVVVSGLPQSGSWQDLKDHMREAGDVCYADVYRDGTGVVEFVRKEDMTYAVRKLDNTKFRSHEGETAYIRVKLDGPRSPSYGRSRSRSRGSRSRSRSRSASRSRSRSNSRGRGRGSPRYSPRHSRSRSRS encoded by the exons atgTCGGGTGTTGTGCGAGGCCCTGCTGGGAACAACGACTGCCGAATCTATGTGGGAAACCTTCCTCCCGATATTCGCACAAAAGATGTGGAAGACGTCTTCTACAAATACGGAACAATTCGAGATATCGACCTGAAGAACCGGAGAGGGGGACCTCCGTTTGCCTTCATTGAGTTCGAGGACCCGAG GGACGCTGACGATGCCGTGTATGGACGCGATGGTTATGACTACGACGGCTACAGACTGCGTGTGGAGTTTCCTCGAAGCGGCCGGGGCTCCAGAGGCGGGTTTGGTGGCATCGGTGGAGCTCCCAGAGGCAGATACGGACCTCCATCCAGGCGCTCCGAGTACAGGGTTGTTGTGTCCG GGCTTCCTCAAAGTGGCAGCTGGCAGGACCTGAAGGACCACATGCGTGAGGCAGGCGATGTGTGCTACGCTGATGTTTACAGAGATGGAACCGGGGTTGTAGAATTTGTGCGCAAAGAAGACATGACCTATGCCGTTCGAAAGCTGGACAACACCAAATTCCGCTCACATGAG GGAGAGACTGCTTACATTCGTGTGAAATTAGACGGTCCACGCAGCCCGAGTTATGGAAGATCACGCTCCCGTAGCCGTGGCAGCCGGAGCAGGAGCCGCAGTCGCAGCGCCAGCCGCAGTCGCAGCCGAAGCAATTCTCGTGGTCGCGGCAGAGGATCACCACGCTACTCGCCTCGTCACAGCCGCTCTCGTTCCCGTTCCTAA